The region AAATGTgatcagataaataaaaatgaatagctATGAAATGTTTGCTGGTTTGTCTGAGTAATTTGAATGTTAttggcttttgttttgttttactgtGGTGTAGGACCTGCTGGAAGCTGACTggacacacacacctgcctctAGACCTCCTGTAGTTCCAGGCTCGACACCATTAAAAGAATCGACCAAGACGTGTTCCCACAATGCCGAGCAGGGCCCTGTTGCTCTAGCAGCGAGCTTGAGGGACAGTTTTTCAGCACCAAACTTTGCCAAACCAGAACTTCGCCTCCCACAATCCAGTCCTGTTAAAGCTCTAAGAAGCATCGGCAGGAATCTGTCCTCTGTCTCACACTCTGACCCCCATGTTGCCCATTCTTCTCTTCGAGCACCTCTGGGAAGCTCCACTTTATTACATTCTGAAACTGCTCAATCGAAGCGTCCACCGCCAGTCTGCGCTGTTCCTCAAAAGGAATCCCTTCAGGATGATTTTGATGACTGGGACGTGGATCTGGAGGAGCTGGACGAGTGTGTTCATCTGAAAACTTCAGCTTCAGTTAGGAACTTTCCATCAGACGACACTTCCCCAACTAAACGGTTAAAACTGTCACGCGCGGGTCAAACTAATCCAGTTCCTCACACTACTGTAACACCCAGACCTCCAGAGTCTTTTGTCCGATCACCGTCTTCTAACACATTCACCCCACGGGCTAACTTGCAGCCCGGTGTCCCTCCATCCTGCCGTTTCTCCAGTCCACTGACCCCTAGACCTGTCAGACCATCGGCTCAGTGGCAGAGAGGACCCGTCACTCCTGGGGTGGAACCACGCCCCACGGGCTCACTGTTTCAGGCCATATCTCCTGCTCCATCTCCTACGCATAGGCCCCGTCCCCTCCAGATGCCTGTCTTAACCAATCACCTGGTCCAGCTGGTGTCTGCCGCTAATAAGACGCCTCAGAGGCCTCGGAGCGATGCGGTTCGGTCGAAAACGCGCCGCTTTCCAGGTCCGGCCGGTGCTCTGCCGCAGCAGGTGACTCCTCTGTTAATCTGAACAGAGCAGTATTATAAAGAAAACCAGTATTTAATTAAGATTATTTTAATTCTTATAGCTGTTTACCAGGTACtttacttgttttttttgtttgttcacaCCTGTACAGGTTACTGGACATAGTTTGGATGATATTGTTGTGAAAGTTCCTCAGACACCAGCACATGGGGCTGTAGCTCGCCAGCGCAGTGAGgtaatataacacacacacacacacacacacacacacacacacacaccctcaagTACTGGTATAGCCTAAGATCTTCTTTCTTTTGCCCTTAATGTAGTCAATCTCTTATTTATTAGTTCACTGAAGGTATAAAGCTTAGCTACCAAGCAATTCCAACCTGGTCAGGATTGaggtgggtccggtttcactGGAAACACTTTGAAAAGCAGTAACTCACCCCGGACAGAGTGGCAATCTGTTGTGTGGCTTCGACCTCCGCCACCccttctcagacacagccagtcatgtctgtgtgtggacACCCGGCCGTCCGATAAAATCgttggggattcgaactcttgATCCCGGCAGTAATGGGCTACCACAATTCACCACGGTGCCATCCAAGTGTCGTTTTATTCCCTTTATCtttcaatctagtcatttccaattctcgATTGTGAATGCGCTGCTGCTTGTACAACCCCAAGCAAGTTCACAGTTTTGCTCATGGTTtttgaatgggatgtccagcacctgtatactatggacaaaagtattgggacaccacttataattattgaattcatgtgtttaagccatgacaattgctaacagtgtaataaatcagttatataaaggaaattatatgcctccagctgtgcagcaacagtttagggaaggccctttccttttCCTGCattcaagctctataaagacataaagaaaagctcggtttaaagaaactccagtgtcctgcacaaagtcctgacctcagccccactgaacagctctggaatgaactggaacatcaatcaaCTGGAACtggagcacaaattcccacaggcatacttcGAAGTCTTGTAAGAAGTCACTCTATTCTAATACAATGCAGTTTTTGATATGTGGTGTCcattaagctcatggtcaggttcccaaatacttttggtcatatagtgcaactcatatgctgtcaaaacagctctgacccaccaAGATATGAATATAAGTCTTGTGAAAAACCTCCTTAGTAGAGTGACTGTTGTcagagctgaaaagatcacacagaggtcagtctGTTTTGAATTGTCCtacaagctcatgttcaggtgtccaaatacatgaATTAACTCGCATTAAGCTTGCTTTTGAACTGAAATCTGAATTGAGAGTGTGTCTGGGGTGTTCACAGGTTCCCAGCTCTGCAGTGAGTGAGGAGGATGAGTTCAGTGGAGGTGCATGGGCGGCGATGAAGGCTGAGATGGGGCTGGATGAAAGGAATCCGGCGTGTTTCCTGCATTCGTACAGCACAGTCATGGTGCTGAGAAAAGTATGATTCAGATTCGAACCCCTGTTTGTTGTTCTAAATGTCAGATACGCCCGAGTGCCACCCTGAGGAATTaatctgttgtctgtttatggtGCTTTAAGTGCAGAAGTGAACGTCGATCTCGTTTTAATTATCAGCGCATCAACAGTCCAGCGTTGCTCATACCGGTGTCATTCATCAGCGGCCTCGTCGGTCGTGCTAATGCAGCTATTATCGTTTTAAAGTATTATTTCTACGTGCCATAACAAATCAGTGCTAATTGCAGACAcacattaattattcattagCGTGACGAATGGCTGGCTTCATTCATTAGCATTCGAAAGGATGCTCTGGGGGACCGTGTCTCGTTTATTTTCTCTTGTTCTTTCCGCTTCTCCTCTTTCTTTGCTTAATATCTGCTGTGGTTTGTTTTCTTCCAGGCAGCTCTAAGACAGCTGCCCAAAAATAAAGTTCCCAACATGGCTGTGGTGTTAAAGAGcatcgtacacacacacgctgatGCTAAAGCGGTGTTCCGGGACCCTACTGGTGAGTGACATGCATTATAAATGTTCTAGAGATGTTCATGTGCGTGTAGGAGATGGGAAATCAGTTCCTGCTGCTCCTCAGCACCTCTGGTGGACAATTTTACCCTTTCTTAGGACTGTACGATGAATTTAATTGGGTGTAAAAAAGGGGTGGGGGGGGCTTGGTGGCCTAGAGGTCCCGTATGCTGGCACACCAGACGGTGACTTTCCTGGCCggcgttcacacacacacaagtggcCGTGCTCGGGGGAAGGAGTGCTCTAACACTTCTCTCTCTGGATTCTCCACTCTCATTAAGCATTACAGGAGAAGACTTAGTTTTTTACTCTAGTGAAATGTGTTgtgctgaatacttttgataaatgattataaatgatttaaagaAACACTTGATTGTTGTGACCGTTCTCACTTGCTCTCTgggtttgttttctttgttttctgtatttatatGTGATTAAAATCATTCTCTGATGTCCAGGTGAGATCCAGGGGACGGTTCACCGACGTTTGCTAGAGGACAGACAGGAGGAGCTGAAGCCTGGTGCTGTGCTGCTGCTTAAACaagtaatgatgatgataataataataatcactgcTCAAACAATCGGTATTACTtgcattatatttttatatatatgtatatatataatctcATGATACACAGTCGCAGTGGGTCACTGGGTGCAATACACCCCGGACATGgtcaataatgtctgtatgcAGACCCCTGACTGGCCGACAGCACAGCTGGCGATTCGAACcttggatcccagtggtagtaggCTTGCAGCACCCTATTTGAATTGGTGCTCACCATAACTATTAACAGTTtgtacattaaaatgtatttttgtgaGGTACTAGTATAGCGCAGCAGTCTAATACACGTGCTCAACGGACACTAGTGTCTAAGGGAGGGATGGTCGTACAGGGGTTCTCCTCAATAGTACTACAAAACtaagacctctgctgtctggtcaggGTGCAAATACGAATACGGAAGATACAAATAGGGCAAAGTACAAAGTAACCTAACCTGTAACCTAGTTGTGCATTtcagttttatgttttatctataTGTAAGTTAGTGTTATGATTAATTAAAGGCGTTTGATTgaatttctgtgttttttttattagtattagtaatgTTTTTACCTGCCCCGGGACTGCAGATGAAAATTAGCTTGTTGTCGGTCTCTGTTGCGCTGCATCTTTTCTCTTTAAGataaatgtatgtgtgcatagtccctgacaagtgaataaataataaataaagagtaaatgctgtttaaagtgCTCGATTCTCCTGTAATGGACCAACACTGTTCTTTATCTCTGCCTCTGACACTTTCCACTTTGTGCTCTTTCTGATCCAGGTGGGCGTGTTTTCCCCCTCTTATCGGAACCACTACCTAAACGTGACGCCCAATAACCTGCTGCGTATCTACCCACCTGACGGCACCGTGTACTCGTCCTCCCAGCATTCCCAGTCCTCACTGGTTAGTGATCATGTCTTCCTATTGTGAGAGAATCAGTAAAGAATTAAgattcatcagtgtgtgtgtgtgtgtgtgttttctctacCATGTTGATTGGGACTGTAGGGACTTGGATTGTTGGCGTGTACGCCCCCCGGGGTTGAAGGGGGCCCGGTCTGTCAGATGGAGCTGCATTTTGATGACGATGCTGAGGAAGAGCAAAGCACTGTCTCAGATATTCCTGCACCTCCTGGTAGTAATGTAGCCCAGCACTCTTTAGGTCAGGAACATTCAGAAGATGCTCAGTGGGGGACCGGTAAGTTtaagtttaattaaaaattgtttaattttttaaacaaaatgaaactgaagactaattatgacaaagtttccttttattatttctctttaaaaaaaatactgtatttgagcttatcttttatttatctaaataatgaatgcccttttatttatgaggtaggtacaaactatgcaaaacaatgctgcacgtttccctttttgtgtaaaaaaaaaaaactgaaatgaaatttaaaaacaaatccaacattaaataaataaatgaatagtacaaatacatttggctggaaaattccgaatctggcaaccctgtagtgacgtcaacctggcgaggtgaatagcgccagtgccctctgctgtttaaagtaaatatcgattcattatacatgtaaactgatttgaatcgctacacatgtgaatcgttttttaactgtcttgtggtgcatcgttacatccctagtggttagggatttaacatttttcatttgcgtagcgttcaagtgcctcacgtttactggttaattttaactatgaggcgtcctagcaatcctacggcaattcggtcagcaatcgcttagtcaaaatgtcaagatgttgaagtgtaaagcagctaaaaacacgactcgggtaactgagtttggaaaactaacaactAGTTCTGTGGACGGGGGAGAATTTTCgtctttgagacagaacatgaactGGATGTAGCTTCCATATATTCTATCATCATGACTGCTgtaaaatgtggctcttttctttaaaaatctgtgatttttgaaaaacgaggtccatgaaatgaagcacattttcctgtgaatttagtagagccCTAATTATATTATAGTCTTGACTCTAGTCATTTTCCTCACATTACTAAACAATAGTGACATAATGTGCATTTGTTTTGCAGACGACCTTGACGAGCTGCTTGGGGAGTTACCTGTGGAATCATACACTGCCTGAAAC is a window of Trichomycterus rosablanca isolate fTriRos1 chromosome 22, fTriRos1.hap1, whole genome shotgun sequence DNA encoding:
- the hrob gene encoding homologous recombination OB-fold protein, whose protein sequence is MTAKACSEWGGLFSVGDELDDEDLLEADWTHTPASRPPVVPGSTPLKESTKTCSHNAEQGPVALAASLRDSFSAPNFAKPELRLPQSSPVKALRSIGRNLSSVSHSDPHVAHSSLRAPLGSSTLLHSETAQSKRPPPVCAVPQKESLQDDFDDWDVDLEELDECVHLKTSASVRNFPSDDTSPTKRLKLSRAGQTNPVPHTTVTPRPPESFVRSPSSNTFTPRANLQPGVPPSCRFSSPLTPRPVRPSAQWQRGPVTPGVEPRPTGSLFQAISPAPSPTHRPRPLQMPVLTNHLVQLVSAANKTPQRPRSDAVRSKTRRFPGPAGALPQQVTGHSLDDIVVKVPQTPAHGAVARQRSEVPSSAVSEEDEFSGGAWAAMKAEMGLDERNPACFLHSYSTVMVLRKAALRQLPKNKVPNMAVVLKSIVHTHADAKAVFRDPTGEIQGTVHRRLLEDRQEELKPGAVLLLKQVGVFSPSYRNHYLNVTPNNLLRIYPPDGTVYSSSQHSQSSLGLGLLACTPPGVEGGPVCQMELHFDDDAEEEQSTVSDIPAPPGSNVAQHSLGQEHSEDAQWGTDDLDELLGELPVESYTA